Below is a genomic region from bacterium.
TATCGAACCCCCAGCGCAATACTCTTACCTTGGGGAAGATATCTTTGGCAGCCTTGGCTGTAAAAGCTTTAAAACCTAATTGAGTGTCTTTGATTCCAGGAACAGCTAAAAATTGGATTAGCAAATTGCTCATGCGGGACAATAAAATACGGTAAAATGGCTGGTGCACTTTTACCAAATCGGGATTGGTGTAGCGGGAACCGATCACTACGTCGAAACCCTGGTCAAAGTAAGGCAGGAACTTTTCGATCTCAGAAATTGGAGTAGCATTATCGGCATCCATGAACATGACGATGTCGCCGGTGGCCTTTTCTAAAATGCCACGGCGTACCGCGTTGCCCTTGCCGCCCTCTTTTAAATTCATAGCAACTGCCTTTTGGACAGTGGTCTTTTCCAGCTCTTGAACAACTTCAAAGGTGCGATCCTTGGTATTATTGACGACCACGACGATTTCGTAGTCATAAGATTGCTTCTCTAGATAGCTGTCTATGTTCTGCAGAGTCTCGGTAATGCGCTTTTCTTCGTTATACGCCGGTATAACAACGGAAAGTTTTTTCATATGTATTTCTTTAAAAATGCTTTATTTTCCTTATTATATCATTAAATTCGGTTATTCCGAACTAGTGATTAGCTTCCGTGCCCGCTTAACTGGAAGGTGAATAAAAGAGTTAAAAACTAATAATATATGCGCGGCAAAAAAAAAGACGGCCCAAGTATTACCTTGAACCGTCGAATATAGAACAAATTATTGTCATGGCCTCCGCGGCCTAGTAGGAACTGTCCCTAAGCCGCTTCCGCTGCCCGTGGGGTTTCCATCGGAACCAGTGGAACCACCGGTAAAGGTGGTGCCGCGCGGAGGCTGCTGCACAGTGTTGGTTTTCCTTGCCTTGTCGCTTCTTTTTATGAAGTAGACAACAGCAGCGC
It encodes:
- a CDS encoding glycosyltransferase family 2 protein → MKKLSVVIPAYNEEKRITETLQNIDSYLEKQSYDYEIVVVVNNTKDRTFEVVQELEKTTVQKAVAMNLKEGGKGNAVRRGILEKATGDIVMFMDADNATPISEIEKFLPYFDQGFDVVIGSRYTNPDLVKVHQPFYRILLSRMSNLLIQFLAVPGIKDTQLGFKAFTAKAAKDIFPKVRVLRWGFDMEVLTIALAKGYKIKEIGVSWTEHGGGHVPLSAYIESLIDLFKIKLRSLSGQYNK